In one Moritella sp. 5 genomic region, the following are encoded:
- a CDS encoding discoidin domain-containing protein, which yields MMRKFEVGTLLLTLPLFCFDALANSANKLDVAGEINTQVIDSVSFKTLSNREIFTARNGYKFSDITVDIITDTTIHPTPFLRINNSTPRSLTQLAVLINDTPRSISQTILPFHSIDVALDELSQTDVVVFLDPVTLYQPNVSRYTDDATDEDIYSYTLMQTGLRKIYSKKQTKHDYFGYFKYIRGEAPESAYDKWRRVVTTEEQLEYRVNQSGSAGVASNTWLSINWPLPRFNADRSQIGVYRILSHERAHSNGFSHSSGMAYGWDDYVQNYVIDLRANNEIVDDVMPLEDAKVYWYYNEGKFKAYSHDIIYTLENIDLIYTNSIVRSATISNDEINIDLLPHIDFNKKVLLSADIQDEDQLISYILPTGLTNLALHKPVTASSQAETNRPASYLTDGKMSEHTATSKGRDQWLEVDLETATNIGSVVLYNRSYKSSRAKGVTLSLLDENKIEVWKSLPLVNQSQWVFNSTISGFNGNDVRYIKINNTNKHLTFMELAVYKEDTLPGTLPEQPPLPAAPINVALNKTVTASSIYSEGRPTSNLVDGKTNTMAVTQNQGLQWLEIDLETEQNLGAIVLENRHNGYQYRTIGASLSVLDQDRNEIWSTILDDSPRWFFDSDTGFSAVNARYIRLEQTDQYINVGEIRAYSQ from the coding sequence ATGATGAGAAAATTTGAAGTAGGAACTCTGTTACTGACCTTACCACTCTTCTGTTTTGATGCCTTAGCTAACTCAGCCAATAAGCTTGATGTTGCAGGAGAAATAAACACCCAAGTTATTGACTCAGTAAGCTTTAAGACATTATCTAATCGTGAAATTTTCACTGCCCGAAACGGATATAAATTTTCAGACATTACAGTCGATATTATTACCGACACTACAATTCATCCGACTCCATTTTTGCGTATTAACAACTCAACGCCGCGTAGTTTAACGCAATTAGCTGTACTTATTAATGATACGCCTAGATCCATTTCACAAACTATTTTACCGTTTCATTCGATCGATGTTGCACTCGACGAACTAAGCCAAACTGATGTAGTGGTTTTTCTAGACCCTGTGACTTTGTATCAACCAAATGTGTCTAGATATACGGATGATGCTACCGATGAAGATATTTACAGCTATACCTTGATGCAAACGGGTTTAAGAAAAATTTACAGTAAAAAACAAACTAAACACGATTATTTTGGTTACTTCAAATATATTCGTGGTGAGGCACCTGAATCCGCTTATGATAAATGGCGTAGAGTCGTGACAACCGAGGAACAATTAGAATATAGGGTTAACCAATCAGGGTCCGCTGGGGTTGCGAGTAATACCTGGCTATCAATCAACTGGCCTTTACCTAGGTTTAATGCCGATAGAAGTCAAATTGGCGTATACCGTATTCTTTCTCACGAGCGCGCACACTCCAATGGTTTTAGCCATAGCAGTGGTATGGCTTATGGCTGGGATGACTATGTACAGAACTATGTGATTGACTTAAGAGCCAATAACGAAATAGTTGATGATGTTATGCCACTCGAAGATGCCAAAGTGTATTGGTATTATAATGAAGGGAAATTTAAAGCTTACTCACATGACATTATCTACACCCTTGAAAATATTGATCTAATTTATACAAATAGCATAGTAAGAAGTGCCACAATAAGTAATGACGAAATTAATATAGATTTGCTGCCACACATCGATTTTAATAAAAAAGTACTGCTCAGTGCGGATATACAGGATGAGGACCAGTTGATTAGCTATATTTTACCTACTGGTTTAACTAACTTAGCATTGCACAAGCCAGTAACCGCTTCATCTCAAGCTGAAACTAACAGACCCGCCAGCTATTTAACCGACGGTAAGATGTCAGAACATACGGCAACAAGTAAGGGGCGAGATCAATGGCTAGAAGTCGATTTAGAAACCGCCACCAATATCGGGTCTGTTGTTCTATATAATAGATCATATAAAAGTAGCAGGGCGAAGGGCGTTACTTTATCATTACTCGATGAAAATAAAATAGAAGTGTGGAAATCATTACCGTTAGTAAACCAATCCCAATGGGTGTTTAATTCCACGATTAGTGGTTTCAATGGCAATGATGTTAGATATATAAAAATAAATAATACTAACAAGCATTTAACTTTTATGGAGTTAGCGGTTTATAAAGAAGACACCCTGCCAGGCACACTTCCTGAACAGCCTCCTTTACCAGCGGCACCTATCAATGTAGCATTGAATAAAACCGTTACAGCTTCATCTATTTATAGTGAAGGCAGGCCAACCAGTAACTTAGTCGATGGTAAAACGAATACGATGGCTGTCACTCAAAATCAAGGTCTGCAATGGCTCGAAATTGATTTAGAAACAGAACAAAACCTAGGCGCGATCGTGTTAGAAAATCGACATAATGGGTATCAATACAGAACTATCGGCGCTTCACTGTCTGTATTAGATCAAGATAGAAATGAAATATGGTCAACCATATTAGATGATAGTCCAAGGTGGTTTTTTGATTCAGATACAGGCTTTAGTGCAGTTAACGCGAGATATATACGTCTAGAGCAGACAGATCAATATATTAATGTTGGTGAAATTAGAGCCTATTCGCAATAA
- a CDS encoding efflux RND transporter permease subunit has protein sequence MARFFLDRPVFAWVISILIMLLGLLAFNKLAVTLYPSLNPPVITISTQYRGASADAVKNSVTSKIEQNLTGIEGMRYFSSSSTNDGNVNIAVYFNVGVEPEKAYMDIQNKVQGITYQLPDSVRSEGINVSQTGKSFSTLLALTSTTENSYGDIGKYINTVLIDDISRVPGVARVHGVSPKHAMRIWLDPLKLARFKLSPSDIVSHIQTQNSQVASGYFGESPTKKDQQLLIKVNVRNLLKTPAEFGNIVVKNDKKGGQVKLKDVARIEVGYDNYINQLRLFRKATPKGKPMGVVMVYPENGTNIIDMEAKLKALVERLQPQLPQGMELTFLKQNSPKIKAQLGNVLSTLVEAVVLVFLVMYLFLQSVRATLIPSIAVPIVLLGTLSIIYLLGFSINTFTMYALILAIGLLVDDAIVVVENVERLMHEQQLTPYQATKQSMDEISSALIGIGLSISAVFMPMAFMPGSVGVIFQQFSITLITAMLLSVVVAMTLTPVLCATLLKPSTGDHSKGFFGWFNKGFNTLSKKYEAMTITIIKRSAVFSLLFLLCIGLSAYFANTIPSTLIENEESDTIITIGNMKPNTTIAQAREVSAKLGQFISQDPAVADFGDLTGFNGTSALAYIKLKDIKQRNSDDLKAESVVQRIMTFGASIKNANVFAFTLPELDLGGSSDGVEFALVDSSGQGPDRLLDAKQQFFDLAANYPALQELRVSSGGDQKDNIYQITLDQDKLNALNIPISRIDSTINIVQASLRVNDYLDHNQIRPVIVMGENDYRMDPDGLMQWYVKNTLGEMVSFKEFTSGKFTSALSTYVNFNGKLALEISTQVGNGYSSGEAINAVEDILAQLPPGYDVQWTGSALEEKESGSLTIWLYALSGLFVFLVLAALYESWTIPFSVILAVPFGVLGAFVAIWLRGINDDLFFKVAIITTMALTAKNAILIVEFAKQQYEENGDLIASVAQAVKLRLRPIIMTSMAFGLGVVPLVIASGVGSVAQHSIGTAVLGGMLVSTFIGTLFVPMFFVLVVRLFGGKK, from the coding sequence ATGGCACGTTTTTTCTTAGACAGACCGGTATTTGCTTGGGTTATTTCCATACTTATAATGTTACTTGGCCTATTAGCCTTTAATAAGCTGGCGGTTACTCTTTATCCGTCACTAAACCCGCCAGTTATCACTATATCAACCCAATATCGCGGTGCTTCTGCGGATGCGGTTAAAAATAGTGTCACGTCAAAAATAGAGCAGAACTTAACGGGTATTGAGGGAATGCGATATTTTAGTTCCTCCTCTACTAACGATGGTAATGTAAACATTGCAGTTTATTTTAACGTTGGCGTTGAGCCTGAAAAAGCCTATATGGACATACAGAATAAAGTCCAGGGTATTACCTATCAGCTACCTGATAGTGTCAGAAGTGAAGGGATTAATGTTAGTCAAACGGGTAAATCTTTTTCTACTCTATTAGCATTAACATCAACCACAGAAAATAGCTATGGTGATATTGGTAAGTACATCAATACAGTGCTCATCGACGATATTAGTCGGGTACCGGGTGTTGCCCGTGTACATGGAGTATCTCCTAAGCATGCAATGCGCATTTGGTTAGACCCTTTAAAACTTGCTCGTTTCAAATTATCTCCATCTGATATTGTGTCCCATATACAAACACAGAATAGCCAAGTTGCATCGGGTTATTTTGGTGAGTCACCAACAAAGAAAGATCAACAGTTACTCATAAAAGTGAATGTTCGGAATTTATTAAAAACGCCTGCTGAATTCGGTAATATCGTCGTTAAAAATGATAAGAAAGGTGGGCAAGTAAAACTTAAAGATGTGGCCCGTATCGAAGTTGGTTATGATAATTATATTAACCAGCTCCGTTTATTTAGAAAAGCAACACCTAAGGGTAAACCTATGGGTGTCGTGATGGTTTATCCTGAAAATGGGACCAATATTATAGATATGGAGGCTAAACTTAAGGCCTTAGTCGAACGGTTACAACCTCAATTGCCCCAAGGAATGGAGCTTACATTCCTTAAACAGAACTCGCCTAAAATTAAAGCGCAATTAGGTAATGTATTAAGTACCTTAGTTGAAGCCGTCGTTTTAGTTTTTCTAGTAATGTACCTCTTCTTACAAAGTGTAAGAGCAACGTTAATTCCATCGATTGCCGTACCAATCGTATTACTTGGTACTTTATCAATTATTTATTTATTGGGCTTCTCAATAAACACTTTTACCATGTATGCATTAATACTTGCGATTGGTTTGTTAGTTGATGATGCTATTGTCGTTGTTGAAAACGTAGAACGTTTGATGCATGAACAACAGCTAACACCATATCAAGCAACGAAACAATCAATGGACGAGATATCCTCAGCATTAATCGGTATTGGTTTATCTATTTCTGCCGTATTTATGCCGATGGCCTTTATGCCCGGTAGTGTCGGGGTTATTTTTCAGCAATTTTCAATCACGTTGATAACAGCGATGCTTTTATCCGTGGTTGTTGCGATGACATTGACCCCCGTATTGTGTGCAACTTTACTAAAACCATCAACAGGTGATCATAGCAAAGGGTTTTTCGGTTGGTTTAATAAAGGATTTAATACGTTAAGCAAAAAATATGAAGCAATGACTATTACAATTATTAAACGTAGTGCTGTTTTTTCATTATTATTTTTATTGTGTATCGGACTCAGTGCTTATTTTGCTAATACGATACCAAGTACGCTCATCGAAAATGAAGAATCGGATACCATTATTACTATTGGTAATATGAAACCGAACACCACGATAGCACAAGCGCGAGAAGTATCAGCAAAACTGGGACAATTCATTTCTCAAGATCCAGCGGTAGCCGACTTCGGGGATTTAACGGGATTTAATGGAACTTCTGCATTAGCCTATATCAAGCTCAAAGATATTAAGCAGCGAAACTCTGATGATCTAAAAGCGGAGTCTGTAGTACAACGGATTATGACATTTGGTGCATCGATTAAAAATGCCAATGTTTTTGCATTTACCCTCCCAGAACTTGACCTTGGTGGATCATCTGATGGTGTTGAGTTCGCATTAGTTGATTCTAGTGGGCAAGGGCCAGACAGATTGCTGGATGCTAAACAGCAATTTTTTGACCTGGCTGCTAATTATCCTGCGCTTCAGGAACTACGAGTGAGTAGTGGTGGAGACCAAAAAGATAATATTTATCAAATAACTCTAGATCAAGATAAGTTGAACGCATTAAATATTCCGATAAGTCGTATTGATTCAACGATTAATATTGTACAAGCTAGCTTGAGAGTGAATGACTATCTAGATCATAATCAAATACGTCCTGTTATTGTAATGGGTGAAAATGATTATAGAATGGACCCCGATGGACTCATGCAGTGGTACGTTAAAAACACCCTTGGTGAAATGGTTTCCTTTAAAGAGTTTACGTCAGGTAAGTTTACCAGTGCACTATCAACCTATGTTAATTTTAATGGTAAATTAGCACTTGAAATATCAACTCAGGTTGGTAATGGATATAGTTCCGGAGAGGCAATTAATGCGGTTGAAGATATACTTGCTCAATTACCACCTGGCTATGATGTCCAATGGACAGGGAGTGCTTTAGAAGAAAAAGAGTCTGGTTCTTTAACTATATGGCTTTATGCACTCTCTGGATTATTTGTATTTCTTGTATTAGCAGCGCTATATGAAAGTTGGACTATTCCTTTTTCAGTTATATTAGCGGTGCCTTTTGGTGTATTAGGTGCTTTTGTTGCAATATGGCTAAGGGGAATTAATGATGACTTATTCTTCAAAGTTGCCATTATAACGACAATGGCATTAACGGCAAAAAATGCGATTTTGATTGTTGAATTTGCGAAACAACAGTATGAAGAAAATGGCGATCTGATTGCGTCAGTTGCGCAAGCGGTTAAATTAAGATTAAGACCGATTATTATGACGTCAATGGCATTTGGTTTAGGGGTTGTACCACTGGTTATTGCTTCTGGAGTTGGTTCTGTTGCTCAGCACTCAATTGGTACTGCTGTACTTGGTGGTATGCTGGTTTCAACATTCATAGGGACACTATTTGTACCTATGTTTTTTGTACTAGTCGTCAGGCTTTTTGGTGGTAAAAAATAG
- a CDS encoding efflux RND transporter periplasmic adaptor subunit, with protein sequence MTKTRNLLAALVLSIFVLGCDDKTRSPDQSAPPPIAVDIITIKPTEQAILVQLPGRSQANKISEVRPQIGGIIESVNFKEGGKVTAGDSLYTIRSDIYQAELTSANANLESATASMNTAFNEYKRQKLLLTKSVTSKKDYDSALLNYKKSQANVDVQKANVNRSQIQLAYTHVKAPISGIIGESYFTEGALVQLNQAQPLAIIQQIDPIKVTMSQSSDEFLKFKREIASGKLKLNKNATVDIVLSDGTPYMEKGVLLFSDIFVDQNTGTVHLKAKFDNADKNILPGMFVHTLLNVGTDPKAILVPQKAVFFDSQSRPAVYIVNDASEAEQRVISVAQSFNNHWRVTSGLKENDKVIVNGLVKIRPGSKVIISELPKNTATIEKEEAK encoded by the coding sequence GTGACTAAAACGCGTAACCTATTAGCAGCGTTAGTGCTTAGCATTTTTGTTTTAGGCTGCGATGATAAGACACGATCTCCGGATCAGTCTGCACCGCCACCTATCGCGGTCGATATCATTACAATTAAGCCGACAGAGCAAGCTATTCTAGTTCAATTACCGGGTCGTAGCCAAGCGAATAAAATTTCTGAAGTTCGTCCTCAAATTGGCGGTATTATTGAATCTGTGAACTTTAAAGAAGGTGGTAAGGTCACAGCAGGTGATTCTTTATATACTATTCGCTCCGATATTTATCAAGCTGAATTAACCAGTGCAAATGCTAATTTAGAAAGTGCGACCGCATCGATGAACACTGCGTTCAATGAATACAAGCGGCAAAAGTTGTTGCTAACGAAAAGCGTCACAAGTAAAAAAGATTACGATTCAGCATTACTTAATTATAAAAAATCGCAGGCAAATGTTGATGTACAAAAAGCCAATGTGAATAGATCACAAATACAGCTTGCTTATACGCACGTTAAAGCGCCAATATCAGGCATTATTGGGGAATCTTATTTTACTGAAGGGGCACTAGTTCAGCTTAATCAGGCACAACCCTTAGCTATTATTCAACAAATCGATCCAATTAAAGTAACAATGAGTCAATCGAGTGATGAATTTTTAAAGTTTAAGCGCGAGATTGCGAGTGGTAAATTAAAATTAAATAAAAATGCCACAGTTGACATTGTGCTCAGTGATGGTACCCCTTATATGGAAAAAGGAGTGCTACTTTTTTCTGATATATTCGTCGATCAAAATACAGGTACTGTGCACTTAAAAGCGAAGTTTGATAACGCCGATAAAAATATTCTTCCAGGCATGTTTGTCCATACATTATTAAATGTTGGTACAGATCCCAAAGCGATTTTAGTGCCACAGAAAGCAGTATTTTTTGATTCTCAGAGCCGACCAGCAGTGTATATTGTTAACGATGCATCCGAAGCTGAACAGCGAGTAATTAGTGTCGCGCAATCGTTCAATAATCATTGGCGGGTAACATCGGGATTGAAAGAAAATGATAAAGTGATTGTGAATGGCCTTGTCAAAATTAGGCCCGGCTCAAAAGTGATTATTAGTGAACTACCCAAAAATACAGCCACAATAGAAAAAGAAGAGGCTAAATAA
- the bcp gene encoding thioredoxin-dependent thiol peroxidase → MQTLKSGDKAPSFTLINQHNESISLDSFAGKKVLAYFYPKAMTPGCTTQAQKIRDHITALTALNVEVVGISPDEVVRLTKFSVRDELNFSLLSDPDHAVADEFGIWGLKKFMGKEFDGIHRLSFLIDEQGVIEHVFTSASLKAVPLEGDYSKFKTKDHHQVVLDYLAAK, encoded by the coding sequence ATGCAAACTTTAAAGTCTGGTGATAAAGCACCATCGTTTACTCTGATCAACCAACATAATGAAAGCATTTCTCTTGATTCATTCGCAGGCAAAAAAGTCCTAGCTTATTTCTATCCAAAAGCAATGACACCGGGTTGCACAACACAAGCGCAAAAGATACGTGATCATATCACAGCATTAACGGCGTTAAATGTAGAAGTCGTTGGCATTAGTCCAGATGAAGTGGTTCGCCTAACTAAATTCAGTGTTCGTGATGAATTAAACTTTAGTCTACTTTCAGATCCAGACCATGCAGTCGCAGACGAGTTCGGCATCTGGGGCCTGAAAAAATTCATGGGTAAAGAATTTGATGGTATTCACCGTCTGTCTTTCTTAATCGATGAACAAGGTGTTATTGAACATGTATTCACTTCTGCATCGCTAAAAGCTGTGCCATTAGAAGGTGACTACAGCAAATTTAAGACTAAAGACCATCACCAAGTAGTATTGGATTATTTAGCCGCTAAATAA
- a CDS encoding DUF6314 family protein: MQTLTQLWTLLNRLNRFSFKVNADNESVTGWQGEGQGLIKRRSSGETEPSKPESGAIVETIERGDYYVSADRKVPMHNQYLWQFEGDYIRLTHLRFGWDKPVFLFDIIENGQGELVTRQSHQCAADNYDASFALSPDSLVMQWRIQGPKKREVLDYIYSV; this comes from the coding sequence GTGCAAACATTGACGCAATTGTGGACTCTGCTTAATCGTTTGAACCGGTTTAGTTTTAAAGTTAACGCTGACAATGAATCCGTTACGGGTTGGCAAGGTGAAGGGCAGGGCTTAATTAAACGCCGCAGTAGTGGTGAAACAGAACCGAGCAAGCCTGAATCGGGTGCCATTGTTGAAACTATCGAGCGTGGCGATTACTACGTATCAGCCGATCGTAAAGTACCCATGCACAATCAATATTTGTGGCAATTCGAGGGCGACTATATTCGGTTAACCCATTTACGATTTGGCTGGGATAAACCGGTATTTTTGTTTGATATTATTGAAAATGGCCAAGGTGAATTAGTCACGCGTCAGTCACATCAATGCGCGGCAGATAATTACGATGCCTCGTTTGCATTATCCCCAGACAGTCTTGTGATGCAGTGGCGTATTCAGGGGCCTAAGAAGCGTGAAGTTTTAGATTATATTTATTCGGTATAA